From the Selenomonas timonae genome, one window contains:
- a CDS encoding phosphoglycerate kinase produces the protein MNKKTMLHIEPHGKKVFVRVDFNVPMDENQHITNDTRIRATLPTIQHLLNAGAAVILACHVGRPTEAREPQFSTRPIVARLEECLGQPVKWAPDCVGPEAEKAAADLKPGEVLLLENLRYHKAEKKNDPEFAKQLASLADIAVDDAFGVAHRAHASNVGITAYLETVAGFLMEKEINYIGKTLENPKRPFVAIIGGAKVSDKIGVIENMIDKVDTIIIGGGMAHTFDASKGYPVGDSLVERDKIDLAKELLEKAEKKGVKVVLPVDLVIADKFAADANTKIVDVDKVPDGWQALDSGPKTSQEYVNALKGAKTVIWNGPMGVFEFDAFAKGTEAVARAVAQATKEGAISIVGGGDSIAALKKTGLSEKISHISTGGGATLELLEGKVLPGIAALADE, from the coding sequence ATGAACAAAAAGACAATGCTTCACATTGAGCCGCACGGGAAAAAGGTATTTGTCCGCGTGGACTTCAACGTGCCGATGGATGAGAATCAGCACATTACGAACGACACGCGCATCCGCGCGACGCTCCCGACGATTCAGCATCTCCTGAATGCGGGTGCAGCGGTCATCCTTGCCTGCCATGTCGGCCGTCCGACGGAGGCACGCGAGCCGCAGTTCTCGACACGTCCGATTGTGGCGCGCCTTGAGGAGTGCCTCGGACAGCCTGTAAAATGGGCGCCTGACTGTGTGGGTCCTGAGGCGGAGAAGGCTGCTGCCGATCTGAAGCCGGGCGAGGTGCTGCTCCTCGAGAACCTGCGCTATCACAAGGCAGAGAAGAAGAACGATCCTGAGTTTGCAAAGCAGCTGGCTTCGCTTGCAGACATTGCTGTGGACGATGCCTTCGGTGTTGCACACCGCGCGCATGCCTCGAACGTCGGCATCACGGCGTATCTCGAGACGGTCGCGGGCTTCCTCATGGAGAAGGAGATCAACTACATCGGCAAGACGCTCGAGAACCCGAAGCGTCCGTTTGTCGCCATCATCGGCGGCGCGAAGGTCTCGGACAAGATCGGCGTCATCGAGAACATGATCGACAAGGTCGACACGATCATCATCGGCGGCGGTATGGCGCATACCTTTGACGCATCGAAGGGCTATCCGGTCGGCGACTCTCTCGTCGAGCGCGATAAGATCGACCTCGCGAAGGAGCTGCTCGAGAAGGCGGAGAAGAAGGGCGTGAAGGTCGTTCTGCCCGTCGATCTCGTCATTGCGGACAAGTTCGCGGCGGATGCCAATACGAAGATTGTCGATGTGGACAAGGTGCCCGACGGCTGGCAGGCGCTTGACAGCGGCCCGAAGACCTCCCAGGAGTACGTCAATGCACTGAAGGGCGCAAAGACGGTCATCTGGAACGGTCCCATGGGCGTGTTCGAGTTTGATGCTTTTGCAAAGGGCACGGAGGCGGTTGCACGCGCTGTGGCGCAGGCGACGAAGGAGGGCGCAATCTCCATCGTCGGCGGCGGCGACTCCATCGCGGCGCTGAAGAAGACGGGGCTCTCGGAGAAGATCTCGCACATCTCGACGGGCGGCGGCGCAACGCTGGAGCTGCTCGAGGGCAAGGTGCTCCCGGGCATTGCGGCACTCGCGGACGAATAA
- the tpiA gene encoding triose-phosphate isomerase, with protein MARTPIIAGNWKMNNTVAAGVALVKELAPLVKDAKATVVVCPTATALAGVTEAVKGTNIAVGAQNVHWEKSGAYTGEISTDMLTELGVSYCVLGHSERRDYFGETNEGVNKRAHAAYAAGITPIICCGESLEIREAGTYLAYVAYQIEAALAGFEAADVAKLVIAYEPIWAIGTGKTATFEQAEEVCAHIRKTIEAKYGAAAAEGVRIQYGGSVKPATIAGLMEKPNVDGALVGGAALKAQDFAAIVNF; from the coding sequence ATGGCAAGAACACCGATCATTGCAGGCAACTGGAAGATGAACAACACTGTTGCGGCGGGCGTCGCGCTTGTGAAGGAGCTCGCTCCGCTCGTCAAGGACGCAAAGGCGACGGTCGTCGTCTGCCCAACGGCAACGGCTCTCGCGGGTGTCACCGAGGCGGTCAAGGGGACGAACATCGCAGTCGGCGCACAGAATGTGCACTGGGAGAAGAGCGGCGCGTATACGGGCGAGATCTCGACGGATATGCTCACGGAGCTCGGTGTCTCCTACTGCGTGCTCGGCCACAGCGAGCGTCGCGACTACTTCGGCGAGACGAACGAGGGCGTGAACAAGCGTGCCCATGCGGCGTATGCGGCGGGTATCACACCGATCATCTGCTGCGGCGAGTCACTCGAGATCCGCGAGGCGGGCACGTACCTTGCCTACGTCGCCTATCAGATCGAGGCTGCACTTGCGGGTTTCGAGGCGGCAGACGTGGCGAAGCTCGTCATTGCCTACGAGCCGATCTGGGCGATCGGGACGGGCAAGACGGCGACGTTCGAGCAGGCGGAGGAGGTCTGCGCCCACATCCGCAAGACCATCGAGGCAAAGTACGGCGCGGCGGCAGCCGAGGGCGTACGCATCCAGTACGGCGGCAGCGTGAAGCCCGCAACGATCGCAGGCCTCATGGAGAAGCCGAATGTCGACGGCGCGCTCGTCGGCGGTGCGGCACTCAAGGCGCAGGATTTCGCAGCGATCGTCAATTTCTGA
- the gpmI gene encoding 2,3-bisphosphoglycerate-independent phosphoglycerate mutase translates to MAKLKNAPVALIIMDGFGNGDPNDMKYNAIAMANTPILDGLKKTYKYNQIFASGEYVGLPDGQMGNSEVGHTNIGAGRIVYQQLTRITRDIKNGDFFKNEALLTIVRGVRERGGALHVMGLVSPGGVHSHDDHLFGVLELAKREGLTEVWIHAFLDGRDVPPKSAQEYLEAVEKKAAEIGVGKIATVSGRYYAMDRDHRWEREQLAYEAIAHAKAKTVAKTAVDGVLASYADTSEKPEGVTDEFVVPFVVEGYPGMKNGDGAIFYNFRPDRARQLTHAFVDEKFDGFRRDESLKIPFATFSQYEAGMNALVAFPPEEIDNTFGQYVQDLGYTQLRIAETEKYAHVTFFFNGGVEEPYKGEDRILVHSPKVATYDLQPEMSAIEVTDKVVEAIKSKKYDFIILNYANCDMVGHTGVVPAVVKAVETVDTCVGRFVDAIREVGGEVCITADHGNADKMWDYETNQPFTKHTTNPVPFIVVSDRVKEVHTGALCDIAPTLLTLAGLPIPKEMTGKPLITLA, encoded by the coding sequence ATGGCAAAACTTAAGAATGCACCGGTCGCTCTTATCATCATGGACGGCTTCGGCAACGGCGACCCGAACGATATGAAGTACAACGCCATCGCCATGGCGAATACACCGATCCTTGACGGGCTGAAGAAAACATACAAATACAATCAGATCTTTGCCTCGGGTGAGTATGTCGGGCTGCCGGATGGGCAGATGGGCAACTCCGAGGTCGGTCACACGAACATCGGCGCAGGCCGCATCGTCTATCAGCAGCTTACGCGCATCACGCGCGACATCAAGAACGGCGACTTCTTCAAGAACGAGGCGCTGCTCACGATCGTGCGCGGCGTGCGTGAGCGCGGTGGGGCACTGCACGTCATGGGGCTCGTCTCTCCGGGCGGCGTGCACAGCCATGACGATCATCTCTTCGGCGTGCTCGAGCTGGCGAAGCGCGAGGGGCTGACCGAGGTCTGGATTCATGCGTTCCTCGACGGCCGTGACGTGCCGCCCAAGAGCGCGCAGGAATATCTCGAGGCAGTTGAAAAGAAGGCGGCGGAGATCGGCGTCGGCAAGATTGCAACGGTCAGCGGACGCTACTACGCGATGGATCGCGACCACCGCTGGGAGCGCGAGCAGCTCGCCTATGAGGCGATTGCACACGCCAAGGCAAAGACTGTGGCAAAGACGGCGGTCGACGGCGTGCTCGCCTCCTACGCCGATACGAGCGAGAAGCCCGAGGGCGTGACGGATGAGTTCGTCGTCCCGTTCGTGGTCGAGGGATACCCCGGCATGAAGAACGGTGACGGCGCGATCTTCTACAACTTCCGTCCCGACCGTGCGCGCCAGCTCACACACGCATTCGTCGATGAGAAGTTTGACGGCTTCCGGCGTGACGAGTCGCTGAAGATCCCATTTGCGACGTTCTCGCAGTACGAGGCGGGGATGAACGCGCTCGTGGCGTTCCCGCCCGAGGAGATCGACAACACGTTCGGTCAGTATGTGCAGGATCTCGGCTACACGCAGCTGCGCATCGCCGAGACGGAGAAATACGCACACGTCACGTTCTTCTTCAACGGCGGCGTCGAGGAACCGTACAAGGGCGAGGATCGCATCCTCGTGCACTCCCCGAAGGTTGCGACCTACGATCTGCAGCCCGAGATGAGCGCGATCGAGGTCACGGACAAGGTGGTCGAGGCGATCAAGTCGAAGAAGTATGACTTCATCATCCTCAACTATGCGAACTGCGACATGGTCGGTCATACGGGTGTCGTCCCTGCGGTTGTGAAGGCGGTTGAGACGGTCGACACCTGCGTTGGGCGTTTTGTCGACGCCATCCGCGAGGTCGGCGGCGAGGTCTGCATCACGGCGGATCACGGCAACGCCGACAAGATGTGGGACTACGAGACGAATCAGCCGTTCACGAAACACACGACAAACCCCGTGCCGTTCATCGTGGTCTCCGACCGCGTGAAGGAAGTGCATACGGGTGCACTCTGCGACATCGCACCGACGCTTCTGACGCTCGCAGGGCTTCCCATTCCGAAGGAGATGACGGGCAAGCCGCTCATTACGCTTGCGTAA
- a CDS encoding YkvA family protein, translating to MLRFLVLLRALRRDIAVLLFAMVRRDTPRAVKFLFPLALLYLVSPIDIIPDTIPLLGAVDDMVILPAATELLVRMLPPDARAEGERRVARYGTLILVVASIVVILWFVLLIWALSKVFA from the coding sequence ATGCTGCGATTCTTGGTGCTGCTGCGTGCATTGCGGCGCGATATCGCCGTGCTGCTCTTTGCGATGGTGCGGCGCGATACGCCGCGTGCGGTGAAGTTTCTCTTCCCGCTTGCACTGCTCTACCTTGTCAGCCCGATTGACATCATACCCGATACGATTCCGCTGCTCGGTGCGGTGGATGATATGGTGATCCTGCCGGCAGCGACGGAGCTGCTCGTGCGGATGCTGCCCCCCGACGCGCGTGCGGAGGGCGAGCGGCGCGTGGCGCGCTACGGGACGCTCATACTCGTTGTGGCATCCATTGTCGTGATTCTCTGGTTTGTCCTCCTCATCTGGGCGCTCTCGAAGGTGTTTGCATGA